The Halomicrobium zhouii region GATACGTGTGGAGGTGCTTGTCCTCGTCGCCGTGATGCTCCTGTCCGTGATCCTGACGGCGGTCCTGTCGGTCCCCGCCGGCACGGGGCAGCTGAACGCCACGGGCAGCGAGTTCCGGAGCGTCCTGCTGGTGGGCGCCATGGCGGTCGCCGCCGTCGGGTTCACGACGTTCGGCTACGAGGTGACCGAGGTCCGGCGCGAGCGACCGCCGACGTGACGCGGTCGGGCCGTCCGCGTCACTCGTCGGGCCGGGCCCGGATGCCCGCGTTGTCGTTCACGTGCCTTGTCCCAGTGACCAGAATCGCCCCACTGCCCCGACTGCCAGAAGACCTTTCCCCGCGTCTAGCCGTCGTTAGGTAATGCAATCACCCGCGATTGATTCTCCCTCCCATCAGCTCTCTGCCGATGAGTGAACAGCACCTCGACCGCCGAACCCTCCTCGGCGCGCTCGCAGCCGCGGGAGCCACCTCGCTCGCTGGCTGTTCGGCACTCCAGGCAGAGAGCGACAGCGAGGCCACGGCGGCCGACGACGACCTCGCCCGCGAACTCGCGACGCGCTTCGCGCCGACGCTGTACTTCGACGAGCACGAGCCGTGGTTCCCGACGGACCCCCGCCCGTACGCCAGCGAGGACGACGGGGAGACCGTTGTCGACGGCTTCGACGCGTTCGACGGCTATCACGAGCGCTACAGCGAGGGCGACCCGCCGAACCCGACGGTGTTCTACAACGCCGTCGAGTACGCCGAGTCGCCGCTAGCGGTCGTCCAGTTCTGGCTCTACTCGGCGTTCGACCAGTTCACGACGAACTTCCACTGGCACGACTGGGAGGTGTTGCACGTCTTCGTCGACACCGACACGGGCGACCCGCAGCTGTACGTCGCCAGCTCGCACTCCCGGAAGGTGCCCAACAACGAGTTCCTCGACCCGGACCCGGAGACAGTCCCGCGGATGCTCGCGGAGCTGGGCTCGCACTCGACGGCGCTGTCGGTCAACGACGACGCGGACCGGTTCCAGCGCCTGGCCGAGGGTGACCTGTTCGCGGACGTCACCAACCGGGCCATCGAGGGCGTCGAGGACCTGGCCGAGATCCCGCTGGCCTACGGCCTCCCGCGGGACGAGGGGTCCCGGCTGCCCTACGTCGTCCCGGCGTACGAGGGCGCGCCGCTGTACGACCACGACCGGCTTCCGTCGGTGACGGCCGACTCGCTCGTCACCGAGGAGCTGACGGTGCGAGCGTTCGACGAACTGACCTCACCACCGACGGACCTCCCCGGACGCGAGACCGGGCTCGTGTTCGAACACGAAGAGCGCGAGGAGACGGCCGACGAGGCCGACGTCGAGTACGACCTCGTCCCGTCGAGCGAACTCGAACACATCACGGACTTCACGGGGCCGCAGTTGAGCTTCGAGTTCGCCGTCCCACAGGCCGTCGAGGACGCCGTCGCGGGCCACATCACGACGACGGGTGCGCCGTGGGACCAGCCCCGCTACGAGAACCCGGCCGCGGACGTCACGGACCCGAACCACCGCGCGGCGCTGGCCGACCGCTACGACGCCATCGGCGAGCCGGCGCCGATCAACACCGTCGTCACCCGCGTCACGGAGGCGGTCACGACCGACGACGCGCCCGAGGACGAGGGGCTGACGACGACGGACGCGACCGTCGAGTCCGTCGCCCTGCTGGAGAGCGACCCCGAGGCGGTCCCGACGTTCGGCGGCGTCGCCGTCGTCCGGGACGTCCCGGCCGGTGACCACCGGCTGACGGTCAACGGCGCGGGGCAGGCCCCCCACAGCGAGCGGGTGTCGGTAGCCGGGGGCGGGGACGGGAACGCCGGCGCGGTGACCGCCGCCGGCGTCGACGGCGAGATCCCGCTCGTCGCCAACCGCGACGCGAGGAAACTCGAGGTCGGGACGGCGAACGCCGACGTGGACGTCGCCACCGTGGCCCTCGAAGACGACTTCGCGGGTCGCCTCTACGAGTCACCGGTCGGAGACGACGACGGCGACGAGGCCGTCTACGTCCACGCCGGGGGCGCGTACACGACGGAGGTCCGGGACAGCGACGACGAGGTCGGCGCCTATCGAGTCAATCCGGACCGGAACTCGGACGCGGGCGTTCGCATCGACAACCCGGAGACGGGCAAGGCGCCGCTCGCCGAGTACCTCGCCGACGTCAGCGAGGAGACGCGGGCGGCGGTGGCGGCGGAGATGGACGCAGACGACGGCGGGGATAGCGACGACAGTGGCAGCGACGACGGTGGCAGCGACGGCGGAGATAGCGATGACGGCGGGAGCGACGACGGGGATAGCGACGGCGGGACGGAGACCGAAACCGACGGCTCTGGCGGCTCCGGGACCGGTGGCTCGGACGGGTCGTCGAACGCCATCCAGGGTCTCGAACGGGCGCTCGCCGCGGTCGTCGACGCGGCGGAGCGAGCGGCAGCGCGGGCCCGTGAGGGTGACCGCGGGAACGCGGACAAGCAGCTCGAAGCGGTCGCCGACCGGCTCGAACGGGCGGAACAGCGCCTCGCAGAGGCGAGCGACGACTTGCCGGAGTCGCTCGTGAACGCGGCCGAGAACCGCCAGGAACAGGCGAACCGGCGGGCCGAACAGGCCCGGAACGCGAACGCGCTCTGAATCGGGACAGGGCGTTCGTTTCTCACTGTCGCATCGCCACGACGAGCGCGAAGCCGGCGACCAGCAACACCGCAAAGCCGGCCAGCGAGAGTCCCTGGACGTCCATCGCAGCCACGCCGAGCGTCACGCCCAGAATCGCGACTCCAGCGAGTAGACTCCCACCGGCGTGGACCAACTCGGCCCGGTGGGTCTGCGCACGACGCCCGACCTGGCCGCCCAGCGAGACGGATTGCTCACCGAGATCCCAGGCGAGCACCGACGCGACGCCGGCGACCAGCAACTGCATCTCCGACGCCCCTCGCACCACGCCGCTCGTCACGACGCCGACGAACAGGAGCGCGGCGCCGGCGGTCACGAGCCTGCGCTCCCAGCCCGAGCGGACGGGCACCAGCCCTGCCAGCAGCACCGCGAGGCCGAGCAATCCAGGTAGTAGCTCCAGTCGGTCCGTCACTGCCTCCGGCCGGGAGACGGCGAGGCCGAGTGCCACGAGAACGAGCACGCCGCCCGCGAGCGCCGCGAGCGACCCTGGGGCCTTCTGGCCGCGCTGCCAGGCGACGTAGCCGCCGACACAGAGTCCCAGTCCAGCGATCTCGGCGACGAGCGCCTGCCACTGGCCGGCACCCTCGATGAGGAGCGCGACGGTGGCGACGCCGGCCACCATCGCCAGCAGCGCGCCGGGCGCAGTCGGTCGGTCGAGCAGGTCACGCGAGGCAGTCGGCGACGTCATCGGTATCGCTCCATGGTCCGTTCGAGGGCGTTGCCGAGGTGGTCACCGGTCTGCCAGTCGACGACGGGGACGCCGAGGCGGCGGAGCGCCTGGATCCGCGTCGTCCGTTCGCGCGCGGCCAGGCGGTTCCCGACCGTCTCCCCGGCCGTCGTGTCCGGGCTGACGACGGTGACTGGGTGGCCGGCGGCCTCCAGGGTCCGCACGGTCCCCAGGATGTCGTCGTCGGCGAGCGGGCTCAGCAGCGTAATCTGGGTGTTGCCGCCGAGTCGCTCACGGAGTTCGGCGGTCTGGCGGTCGCGACCGCTCGTCGCGCCGTCCACCAGCCGGCCGCCATCGGAGAGCGCTGCTTCCGCGCCGGTGGAGCCGGGCTGGTCCACCGTGGGTCCCTCCGGGGAGTCGTTCACCTCGGGCGCAACGTCCCTGCTGTCGAACTCGGGCGAGACGACCCGGTCGGCAGGGCCGTCCTGGCTGCCGGCGACCGTCGACGGCGCGAACGCGGGGTCGGCGTCGAGCAACTGGCGAAGGTGGGCCAGGTGGCTCCGGCCGACGCCGAGCGGGAGCCAACAGGGCTCCGGGCCGAGCGCGGCGAGGCCGAACTCGTGGTTTGCGTCGGCGAGCGCGGCGGCCAGGCGGTCGGCCGCGGCGACGCTCCGGGCGACGGCGTGGGCGGTCGGTGTCGCCCCCGGTTCGTCGGCTGGGACGTCCGTCCCGACGTCGACGCAGAGCACGACCGCGGCGGCCCGTTCCTCCCGGAACTCGACGGTCGTCAGGTCGCCACCGCTGGCGTAGCGCCGCCAGTCGATCCGTTTCACCGGGTCGCCGCGGCGGTACTCGCGCATGCGGTGGAACTCCAGGCCGCTCCCGCCCTCGTCGGTGACGAGTTCGCCGGTCCGCCGGCGGGTCAGGTCCCGCAGGGCGGCCTGGGGGACCGAGACGCCGCAGTCGATCACCGTCGACTCCTGGACGGTCGTCGTCCGTTCCGTCGCGCCGCTGAGGTCCCTGGAGAGGACGATCGTCGGTTCGAACCGGTGTTTTCCCTCGCGGCCCTCGACGGCGTACTCGATGGTCGTCTCCTCGCCGGGGCCCAGCGCCGTGGCGCGCCGGGGCGTCCCGTCGACGACGGGGAGTAGCGCGGGCACGCCGTCGACGATACGGAGGTCGGTGAGCCACCGGTCGCCCTCGTTGCGGACCGTGACCGCGACGTCGACCGACTCCCCGTGTGCGGGCGTCCGCTCCGATATCGTCCGCTCGACGGCGAGGTCGGGTTCGGGCGGCACCGGGACGAGTCGCGGGTAGACGGCGTAGCCGACGCCGACCGAGGCGAGTAGCAACAGGCTGGGGCGCTGGGCGAGGAGGCCCACCGCGCCCGCGAACAGCGAGAGTGCGACGACGCCGCGCCAGCGACCGGTGGTGCGGACGTCGCTCACGCCGACTCGCCCTCCATCGATTCGAGTGCGGACACCGTGGCGTCGACGCGCCGGTGGAACCAGTCGTCCCGGTGGAGACGTGTTGCGAGGCGCCCCGCGAGTCCGGGCGGGTCGAGTTCGTCGTCTGCGACGAACGCCGCGGCGGCCTGGTCGTCGGTCCACTCGCCCGATTCGATGCGCTCGCGGGCGGCCGGTCGGGAACACCGGTCCGCTTCGGCGACGGCCTCGACGGCGGCGGCCCGGACGCGTGCGTGGACGTGCCGGTGCGTATCGCTCACGCGCAGGAACGGGAGCGAGTCGAGCGCGTCGTCGACGTCGCGGCCGGGCGAGGCTGGGTCCGTCCCCTCGACGGGGGGCGGCGTCGCCTCCGAGACGCCCGTCGTCGTCCGCGAGAGGACGAGTCCGGCGACGGTGGCGAGCGCGGGCACGGCCAGGACGGCCACGAGCACGTAGTCGTTGCCGGCGAGCGCCAGGGCC contains the following coding sequences:
- a CDS encoding DUF7519 family protein, translating into MTSPTASRDLLDRPTAPGALLAMVAGVATVALLIEGAGQWQALVAEIAGLGLCVGGYVAWQRGQKAPGSLAALAGGVLVLVALGLAVSRPEAVTDRLELLPGLLGLAVLLAGLVPVRSGWERRLVTAGAALLFVGVVTSGVVRGASEMQLLVAGVASVLAWDLGEQSVSLGGQVGRRAQTHRAELVHAGGSLLAGVAILGVTLGVAAMDVQGLSLAGFAVLLVAGFALVVAMRQ
- a CDS encoding DUF7269 family protein → MALTRKAPAAAGIVLLVLGILAVLSPAVAGLIPIGAALALAGNDYVLVAVLAVPALATVAGLVLSRTTTGVSEATPPPVEGTDPASPGRDVDDALDSLPFLRVSDTHRHVHARVRAAAVEAVAEADRCSRPAARERIESGEWTDDQAAAAFVADDELDPPGLAGRLATRLHRDDWFHRRVDATVSALESMEGESA
- a CDS encoding DUF58 domain-containing protein encodes the protein MSDVRTTGRWRGVVALSLFAGAVGLLAQRPSLLLLASVGVGYAVYPRLVPVPPEPDLAVERTISERTPAHGESVDVAVTVRNEGDRWLTDLRIVDGVPALLPVVDGTPRRATALGPGEETTIEYAVEGREGKHRFEPTIVLSRDLSGATERTTTVQESTVIDCGVSVPQAALRDLTRRRTGELVTDEGGSGLEFHRMREYRRGDPVKRIDWRRYASGGDLTTVEFREERAAAVVLCVDVGTDVPADEPGATPTAHAVARSVAAADRLAAALADANHEFGLAALGPEPCWLPLGVGRSHLAHLRQLLDADPAFAPSTVAGSQDGPADRVVSPEFDSRDVAPEVNDSPEGPTVDQPGSTGAEAALSDGGRLVDGATSGRDRQTAELRERLGGNTQITLLSPLADDDILGTVRTLEAAGHPVTVVSPDTTAGETVGNRLAARERTTRIQALRRLGVPVVDWQTGDHLGNALERTMERYR